GCTCTCCTGAAACGAAGAAAGTTTTCTCTTGCCATAACTCTTCTGGAATCTTATGAAGAGTATTACAGGGATGATTTTGAATTTAATCTTGTCATGGGACATGCTTTTTTATATTCAGGGGATTTTGGATCTGCTTCTTCTTTTTATAAACGGGCAAGAAATATTCGTATCAATGACTCAGAATTAATTCTCGGACAGGCTGCGATTTTTTTACAGCGGGGGGATACTCAGAAAGCCATAGAATATTATCTTGATGTTCTTGATATAGATCCTGAGAATGCAGTAGCAAAAGCTGCCCTTGATTTTATAAGGGACTACGGGGAATATCCTGTTATTGTCAGATGGTATGAAACCGGAAAACTTCAGCGGTTTTTTCCACCTCTTGGACTTAATCCGCTTATTATAATTAAGTCCTGTGCGGCAGGAATTCTTGCAGGAATTGTTCTGGGGGCAGTTATATATGGGTTTGCTTCCGTTAAGCCTGCACGGGATTATATAAAGGGTCCCCGTATGAATTTAAGTTCTCTCGGACTGGAATTAAGCAGTGATGAAAGAGAATCTGCCCTTGCTCAGGATCTGTCGGGAACGGTGGTACATTTTATGCTCAGCAGGCAGGAGGCAAACAGAGCCTATGATGATGCCGTCATGTATTTTCAGGATGGCAGGGACAATGCCTGCCGGGTGGAAATAAACCGTCTGCTTCAGTCTAATGTTTCTGCGGAGTTTAAAGGCAAGGTCAATGTTCTGGAGTCGCTTTTGTTTCCTGAACCGCCGACTTTTGATAATCTTCTTGATAATGTTTCTTATGATACGATTGTTTCTTCAAAAGTTCCTGAGCTTTATGAAGGTTGTTACGTTGCATGGAGCGGCAGAATTTCAAGGGCTGAACTGCACGATAACGGAGACTGGTCCTGCACTCTTCTTGTAGGATATGAAAAT
Above is a window of Treponema rectale DNA encoding:
- a CDS encoding tetratricopeptide repeat protein, which encodes MARSAVERARALLKRRKFSLAITLLESYEEYYRDDFEFNLVMGHAFLYSGDFGSASSFYKRARNIRINDSELILGQAAIFLQRGDTQKAIEYYLDVLDIDPENAVAKAALDFIRDYGEYPVIVRWYETGKLQRFFPPLGLNPLIIIKSCAAGILAGIVLGAVIYGFASVKPARDYIKGPRMNLSSLGLELSSDERESALAQDLSGTVVHFMLSRQEANRAYDDAVMYFQDGRDNACRVEINRLLQSNVSAEFKGKVNVLESLLFPEPPTFDNLLDNVSYDTIVSSKVPELYEGCYVAWSGRISRAELHDNGDWSCTLLVGYENLENFDGYVQVNFSKGLNPVPDGKKAVRFLGRVKFDDGKLKLDGISVYQPLKDGVLKN